GGCGCTGGACGGGCGAACGAGGATGTTCATGACTGGGCACCCTGAACGGTCGTTTGAAGGAATTTCAGTGTAGACCCGCCGTCGGATCTCCAAGGATGCGACCCAGGGTCGCCGACAATCGGCCCGCAACCTTGTCAGGCGCCGCCGCGGCCCTGGCTCAGGCGTTTCCGATAGGCGCTGGGGGAAAGCCCCATGACCTTGCTGAAAAGTCTTGAAAAGTAATAGCTGTCGTCATATCCCACTGCCTGGCTGACCTGGGCGATGCCGCAGCCGCTGCTGTCGAGCAGTTGGCAGGCGTATTCGATCTTCAGATGCAGGAAGTGCTGGACCGGCGTGCGCCCGGTCTGGGCCCGGTAGCGGTTGACGAAGTGGAACTTGGACAGGTTGCAGAAGGCCGCCAACTGGGCTAGTTCCAGGCGCTGATGCAGGTTGTCGCGCATGTAGGCGTGCAGGCCGTCGAGATCCATGCCGGCGTCACGTACCGGGCTCAGCAACGGCAACTGGCAGAGCAGGGCGCGCAGCCGGCTGGCGGCGAGAAGGAAGGGTTGGAAGCGATAGCCGCTGTGGCGGGCTTCCAGCAGTTGAGCGAAACCGCCGACCAGCGCGTGTTGCAGCCCCCAATGGCGGACCGCGCCGTCGCTGTAGCCTGCGGCGCTGCGCAGCCAGTTGGCGCTATCGCCGCGCAGGTGGACCCAGGAGATGCTCCAGGGGCTGGTCGCGTCGGCCTGGTAGGCGTGGGGTTGCCCTGGAGGCAGCCAGATCAGGTCGCCGCAGCCAACCGCCTGTTCGTTGTCGCCGGTGCGCAGGCGGCCCTGGCCTTCGCTGCAGTAGATCAGCAGGTGGTCGTCGTGCTGTTCGCGGCTCATCTGGTGGCCGTGGGCGCGCCGGTAATGGCCCAGTGAGCTGGGGTAGAGGTCGCGGCTCAGCGGGTGGCCGGCGAGCTTCTGCAGCAGTGCCGGCGGCAGCGCCAGGCGCAGGCTGTCGGGCGGGAGAGGCCAGTCCGAGGTTCTCGACATACGGGTAGCTCGCTCAGCAATTTAATCCAGCAAGACCACAATTTAGTCGATCTCTAGTGCTGTGTGCCGGTGATAGCTTTGCCTTGCGTGGGGTGTTCTGCCGTTGCCTGCGCAATAAAAGCCGGCTGCTGCCTATATCCGGCCACTGTACGACCAAAGGTTGATGGTCGGGTAGCAAAGCCCGGCCATACTCGTTGTTCGACCTCGATAACAACAAATAAGAGGCTCAGATGATGAATTACCGGCAGTGCTACGACCGCGCCATCGCAGATCCGTCTTCGTTCTGGGCCGAACAGGCCGGTCGAGTGGCCTGGTACCGCGCCCCGCAGGACATCCTGCAGTGCCTGCCCGATGGCAGTCACCGCTGGTTCGCCGATGGCCGGCTGAACTCCAGCTATCTCGCCCTCGATCGCCAGATCGAGCTGGGCCGCGGCGAACAGACCGCTCTGATCTATGACTCTCCCGTCACCAACACCCAGCAGCGCTTCACCTATCTGGAGCTGCGCGACGAGGTGGCGCGCCTGGCCGGAGCCCTGCGCGCGCTGGGCGTAGGGAAGGGGGACGGAGTGATCATCTACATGCCGATGGTGCCGCAGGCGGCGATGGCGATGCTGGCCTGCGCGCGGATCGGCGCGGTGCACTCGGTGGTGTTCGGCGGCTTCGCGCCCTACGAGTTGGCGCTGCGCATCGACGATGCCAAGCCCAGGCTGGTACTCACCGCGTCCTGCGGGCTGGAGTTCGATCGGGTCATCGAATACAAGCCGCTGGTGGACAAGGCGTTGGAGCTGGCGCTGCACCAGCCGGCGCACGTGATGGTGCTGCAGCGCCCGCAGGCAATGGCCGAATTGCACGCTGGCCGCGACGTGGACTGGCGCGAGGCACTGGCGCATGCACAGGCGGTCGAACCGGTGGAGCTGGCCAGCGGCGACCCGCTGTACATCATGTACACCTCCGGCACGACCGGTAAGCCCAAGGGCATCGTGCGCGACAATGGTGGCCATGCGGTGGCGCTGCATTACGCGCTGCCGACCATCTTCGGCCTGCAGCCTGGGGATGTCTGGTGGGGCGTTTCGGACGTCGGCTGGGTGGTTGGCCACTCGCTGATCGTCTATGGCCCGTTGATGAACGGTTGCACCACGGTGTTCTACGAGGGCAAACCGGTGCGCACGCCGGATGCCGGAAGCTACTGGCGGGTGATCGAGGAGCACAAGGTCAACAGCCTGTTCTGCGCCCCCACCGCGATCCGCGCCATCCGCAAGGAGGACCCCCACGGCGAGTTGCTCAAGCGCCACGATCTGAGCTCGCTGCGGCACCTGTTCCTGGCGGGCGAGAAGCTCGACAGCAGTACCCAGCACTGGCTGGAGGAACTTACCGGCAAGCCGGTGCACGACCACTGGTGGCAGACCGAGACCGGCTGGCCGGTGACCGCGCCCTGCACCGGCCTCGGCGGCCATGACCTGCGTGCGGGTTCCACCAACCGGGCAGTGCCGGGTTACCACGTGCAGGTGGTGGATGATGAAGGCCGTGTACTGGCGCCGAACGAGCAGGGCTCCATCGTCATCGCCCTGCCGTTGCCGCCCGGCTGCGCGCAGACTCTGTGGAACGATCACCCGCGCTATCTGCAGGCGTACCTGAAGACATTCCCCGGGTATTACCACACCGGCGATGGCGGCTATGTCGATGAAGAGGGATTCGTCTACATCATGGGTCGTACCGACGACGTGATCAACGTCTCCGGCCATCGGCTATCCACTGGCGAGATGGAGGAGTTGCTGGCACTGCACGATGCGGTGGCCGAATGCGCGGTGATCGCCGTGCAGGACAGTCTCAAGGGGCACGTGCCGTTGGGGCTGGTGGTACTCAAGGACGATGCGCGCATCGGTGAGGACGAACTCCAGCGCGAACTGGTGGCGCTGGTGCGCGAGCGTATCGGTGCGCTGGCCTGCTTCCAGCGTGCGGTGATGGTCAAGCGCCTGCCCAAGACTCGCTCCGGCAAGATTCTGCGCGCGGTGCTGCGCAAGATCGCCGATGGTGAGGAGTACGCACCTCCGTCGACCATCGACGACCCGGCCATCCTCGGCGAGATCGCCGGCCGCCTGGGTGCGGCCGGACTGGCCAAGGCAAGCTGATCCCACGCGCCGGCAATGCCGGCGTCTTTCCAGGACCGCCTCGCGCGGTCCTTTTTTTGTCCATCAGGTCGATTGCCTGGGGAGCTGGCAAACTGCTTCTATACTGGGGCCATCGGCCCCTACCAGTGGTATCGCGCTCATGGTCAACCAGGTCATCCTCGATGAGGAGGAGTTGCAGGCGCTGCGGGAGATCACTGCGCCACCGGCACGCAGGCCGGTAGTGCTGCTGGTAGACGATGACCGCGACGTGCTGGCGGAAATGTGCGAGTTGATCGAAGGCGCCGGCATCCGGTGCCTGACCGCCGGCAGCGCCGCCGAGGCGCTGCGCCGCATCCACCGGGACGAGTCGGACATCGACCTGCTGATCACCGACCTGCGCATGGAGGGTGAAGGCTCCGGCCTGGAGCTGATCCGCGAACTCAATGACATTGGCACCTTCCTGCCTATCATCGTCCTCTCGGGGCAGGCCGACACCCGTGACGTGATCGAGGCGATGCGCCTGAACGTGCTGGATTTCATGCTCAAGCCGGTGGATCCGGACTACCTGCTCGGCGCTCTGCGGCGCAACCTCGGCTAGGTACTATCGGCTACAACTCCCGCGGCCGAGCAGCCGGTAGACCGGGCAGGCGCCAAGCGATCCGGTGACCAGGGGCACCAGGCCGAGCCAGCCCCACGGTGTCTGCGGGCCGAGGAAGACCGGGGATCGGGCTGGGCCATTGGCGCTCCGCGAGATGACGACAGGCGCTCCGGAAGTGGTGTGCCGCGTTCTCTATACCCGAGGCGTTGGCAGGATGGGCTGCGCCAGGTCACTCACGGCTACTTCAGAGCGCCTGTGCCTTGAAGGTATCGCACTTGCCCGGCGAGCCGCTTTCGAAGCCGATCTTGAACCAGCGTACGCGCTGCGCCGACGAGCCGTGGGTGAAGGAGTCGGGCATCACGGTGCCGCGTGCCTGGCGTTGCAGGTGGTCGTCGCCGATTGCGTTGGCGGCATTCAGCGCCTCCTCCACGTCGCCTGGTTCCAGCCAGTTCAGGCGTTGCTGCGCGTGATTGGCCCAGACGCCGGCGAAGCAGTCGGCCTGCAGTTCCTGGCGTACCGACAGGCCATTGGCTCCTTCCATGCGCGCTCCGCGCTGGCGGGCGGCCTGGATCTTGGCGGAGATGCCCAGCAGGTTCTGTACGTGGTGGCCGACTTCGTGGGCGATCACGTAGGCCTGGGCGAAGTCGCCGGCGGCGGAGAACTTCTGCTCCATCTCGCGGAAGAAGCCAAGGTCGAGGTAGACGCGGTGGTCGCCCGGGCAATAGAAGGGGCCGACCGCCGATGAGGCGAAGCCGCAGGCCGAGTTCACTCCACCGTTGAACAGGATGAGCTTGGGCTGCTCGTACCGGGCGTTGCTGCGGGCAAAGATTTCGCCCCAGGTGTCTTCGGTGTCGCCGAGGATCGAGCGGACGAATTCCACCTGCGGGTCGTTGCCGCTGGCGGGCTTGCCCTGTACCGGGCGGCTGGGTGCCTGTTGGGAGACATCCATCTGGCCGAGCAGCGAGCCGAGGATGGTCATCGGATCCTGGCCCATCAGCAGCCCCACCACTACGACTATGGCCACTCCACCCAGGCCCAGTCCGCGGCCGCCGATACGCAGGCCGCCACCGCCCATTCCGCCGCCGGTTTCATCGCGGGCATCCACTACGTTGTCGCTGCGTCGTCCCTTGCGCCAGAGCATGGCGGCCCCTCCTTCGAACGGGTTGGTTCAGTGTTGCTGCCAGCGGCCTTCGTCGCCAGCCCGGTCGTCAGGCCAGGCGGTGCAGCAGTTCGGCGCGGGCGAGCAACTGTACGTCACCGCCGACGCGGACCTCGCCGTCCTGCCCGACCTGCACATCGAGACGGCTTGGGCGGCCGGCGAAGCGGCCCTGGGAAAGATGGAACAGCTCGCCACGACGGGCCTTGCCCAACTCCACCAGATAGGCGGCGACCGGGCCGGCCGCACTGCCAGTGGCGACATCCTCGATCACGCCGGCGCCGTCCCAGGTGCGGCCCTCGCGGTTATCCACATCCAGCACGAAGACGAAGGCGGCGTTGAGTTTTGCCAGTTCGGAGCTCAGGTCGGTGCGCTGGCGCACGCGGGCGAGGGCTTCGCCGCGTACCGGTAGCAGCAGGTAGGGCAAGCCGGTGCTGACCACGGCTGCGGGGTAGTCGGCGAGGTCGCCCGGCACCAGCGAGAACGCATCGGCGAACCAGCGGCGCGCCTCCTCGTCGAGCACCGCGCCGAAATCGGCATTGCCCTGGTTCATTTCGGCGTGGAAGCCGGCACCACGGCGGCGCGTCGCAACGCGTACGTCCTTGGCCGGCAGTTGCAGGGTCCAACGCTCTTCTTCGCCGCGCTGATGCAGATGATGCAGCAGCGCGGCGGCGCCCAGCACCGGGTGGCCGGCGAAGGGTAGTTCCTCATCCACGGTGAAGATTCGCGCGGCATAGGTGTCCAGCGACGCCGACGGGAACAGGAAGATCGATTCGAACTGCCGCAGTTCCTGGGTCAGCGCTTGCTGGGACTGCGCCGAGAGACCGCGCGCATCGGGAAACACCGCCAGGCCGTTGCCGGTCAGTGGCTGTTCGGCGAAGACGTCGAGCTGCCAGTACTGAAGAAGGGACATGGGACTCCAGGGAGCCGCGCTTGAGCGGCTTCAATAAGAAAAACTCGACAGCCAGCCTAGCGAGCTATATGTTCGCCGACAAGAAAGCGTGGCCCCGAGCGGGTGCCGTGCTTTCCAGGCCACCGCAGTGGCCGGCGTCGCTCGGACGGTTCCGGGCGCCTACGTTACTCAGAGGAAACCATGACTGAACCCCGTTCAGCTCGTCGCTTTGCGCGCATCGATCGCCTGCCCCCCTACGTTTTCAACATCACCGCCGAATTGAAGATGGCCGCCCGCCGTCGTGGCGAGGACATCATCGACCTGTCGATGGGAAACCCGGACGGGCCAACGCCGCCACACATCGTCGAGAAGCTCTGCCAGGTCGCCCAGCGCGAGGACACCCACGGCTACTCCACCTCCCGTGGCATTCCGCGCCTACGCCGCGCCATCTCGCACTGGTACCGCGACCGCTACGACGTTGAGATCGATCCGGAAACCGAGGCCATCGTCACCATCGGCTCCAAGGAAGGCCTGGCCCACCTGATGCTGGCGACCCTGGACCACGGCGATACCATCCTCGTGCCCAACCCCAGCTATCCGATCCACATCTACGGTGCAGTGATCGCCGGCGCCCAGGTGCGCTCGGTCCCGCTGGTTCCGGGGATCGACTTCTTCAACGAGCTGGAGCGGGCGATCCGCGAATCCATTCCCAAGCCGAAGATGATGATTCTCGGCTTCCCCTCCAACCCGACCGCGCAGTGCGTGGAACTGGACTTCTTCGAGCGCGTGGTCGACCTGGCCAAGCGCTACGACGTGCTGGTAGTGCATGACCTGGCCTACGCCGACATCACCTTCGATGGCTGGAAGGCGCCGTCGATCATGCAGGTGCCCGGCGCCAAGGACATCGCGGTGGAGTTCTTCACCCTGTCCAAGAGCTACAACATGGCCGGCTGGCGCATCGGCTTCATGGTCGGTAACCCGGAGCTGGTCTCGGCTCTGGCGCGGATCAAGAGCTACCACGACTACGGCACCTTCACCCCGCTGCAAGTGGCTGCCATTGCCGCGCTGGAAGGCGACCAGCAGTGCGTTCGGGATATCGCCGAGCAGTACCAGAAGCGCCGCGACGTGCTGGTGAAGGGGCTGCACGAGGCCGGCTGGATGGTGGAGAACCCGAAGGCGTCCATGTACATCTGGGCGAAGATTCCCGAGCCTTACGCGCACCTGGGATCGCTGGAGTTCGCCAAGAAGCTGCTGCAGGACGCCAAGGTTTCGGTATCGCCGGGCATCGGCTTCGGCGACTACGGCGACGACCATGTGCGCTTCGCCCTGATCGAGAACCGCGACCGCCTGCGCCAGGCGGTGCGTGGTATCAAGGCGATGTTCCGCGCCGACGGGCTGCTGCCGGCCAAGCCGGCCGAATAGTCCGGGCGACGAATGAAAAGGGGCGGCCTGCCGGTCGCCCCTTTTTCGTATGTGGAGCCCCTCGTTCCCGGCGCTCCGCAGGGCTGGCCGCGGGAACCTGGAGAGCACCGCATCGCCAACCCGGGAACGCCGGGGCGAGGAACGTCTCAGTGGGCCGGATAGTCCGCCAGCACTTCGCGCTTGCCGGTCTTGGTCAGACCTACTACCTGGTAGGCGTCGTGGCGGTCGCCCATCTCCATGCCCGGCGAACCGACCGGCATGCCTGGCACCGCGGCGCCTGCAAGGTCCGCGCGTTCGCGTAGCTTGAGCACGTCGGCGGCCGGTACGTGGCCCTCGACGAACTTGCCATCGATCACTCCGGTATGGCACGAACCCATGCTGTAGGGCACGCCCAGACGGGTCTTCACCGCGCTCATGTCGGCTTCGACATGGTCGTTGACGGCGAAGCCGTTATTTTCCAGATGCTTGATCCAGTCCTTGCAGCAACTGCAATTGGCGTCGCGGTGCACGTCGATGGTCAGCGGCTCGGCGGCCTGGGCGGCGCCGGCGACGAGGGCGGTGAGCAGAAGCAGGGTACGCATTGGGGAAACCTCGGAATCCAGACGAAACGCAGGATACTCCCGGTTGCTGCGGCCTCCCCATCGGCGACCTGTTTCCATATATGACGACGCCAGCGAACTTGCCGCGCCAGCCGGAGTCTCTAGCTGATCGGTGGTGCGTCCGCGGCACTGGGTCGCAGCGGTGGACGCTCGGCAATGGCTGCTGCCAAGGAGAAATCGGATGCTATTCGCCCGTCTCGTCCTGCTGGTTCAGGCGCTGGTCTGGGGTGGTCTGGGGCTGCTCTACTGGATTCGTCCCTACGAAATGGCCAACCTCAGCGGCATGTTGCTGATGGAGCCGTCCTCGGTGAGCGATGCCCGGGTGTTCTACGGCGGACACCAGTTCGCTCTTGCGCTGTTCCTCGTATTCGCCCTGCGCCGTCGGCTGCTGGTGCGTCCGGCGCTGATTCTGGTAATTCTGGTGCAGTTGACGCTGACCCTGTCGCGCCTGCTGATCGCCTGGACCGAAGGCGGCATGGACGTGGATGCCCAACTCGCCGGAGTGATCTACCGAGGCGTGATTTCCGCGCTGGCGATCTTCGCTCTCTACTGGCTGGAGCGGCAGTCACGGGTACGCTCGCTGGCGGCAGCGCAGCGGGTGGTGGATGAGCCGGAACAGCAACGCGCGGATTTCGAAGGCCTATGAGTGCGCGTCCTGAGTTGGTTCGGCCTCTGTTGAAGCCGTGATGCCAATTCACTGTTTTTTAAAGTATCCCGGCTGGGCGTGAAATGCGGGATGGCCCGAGTACGTCTTGTCCGTATCCAGCGGAGATGGCCATGCGGCAGGCGCATGGTTCAGCGCGCCTTTCTGCGTCGCCGTCCTTGCCGGCGGGGCTGGTGCGCGGTGATCGCCTGCAAGCGGCGCTGTCTCTTCTGACAAGCGGGGCACTTTGGACGCCGGCAATGCCGAAGTACCCGGCGCGACGTGCTATCGTATTGATTTTGCGGAAAAACCGGCGCGGAGCTGAAGATGAAGTTCGTACATCAACGTGAACACCTGAACGAAGGCGATCTGGTGGTCATCGAATGCTCCATGACCTGCAATATCCGCCTGATGACCGACGCCAACTTCCGCAGCTTCAAGAACGGCGGCCGGCACTCCTACCACGGCGGCGCGTTCGACCGCTTCCCGGCGAAGATCAAGGTGCCCAGCACCGGCTACTGGAACGTCACCATCGATACCGTTACCCGCCGCGCCATCAGCGTCACGCGCAAGGCGGACTTCAAGTACAGCATCAAGTTCGTCCGCAAGTCGCCGTCCAACTACAGTTGACCCTCAGCGCCCCGCGCGGGGTGGAAAGTCCTTGAGCAGTCGGGCGATGCCCTCGTCGAAAGCTTGCTGGTTCAGTGACGGGTCGTGCAAATGACGCGCTACCAAGGCCTGGAAAAGCACTTCGCCCGACGCTTCGTCGATGATCCTAAGGGCTACCCGGGCCTGCTCGGAGTCTGCGATCTGCGTCTGGGTGACCACACCTGCCTCGGTGGAAACCGGCCGCTGGATCACGCTGGTCTGGGTATCCAGGCCGACTGCGTAGATCACCCGCAACTCCCCTGAACGATCCTGAAAACGATAGCCCTTGGCCTCCAGCGCCCGGCGTACGGCCAGGTCGAAGCGGCCTTCGAGGTCTTCGCGGTGCCCCAGCGCGCGCACGGCCTGGATAAAGAAGGTGCTCTGGTGGCCGTCGGCGTTCGGCGAGACGCTGATATTGTCGGGATCGCTGGCGCAACCGGCCAGCAGGAGAAACAGCGCGGATAGAAACAGAGGTGAGGTCAGGCGGGACATGGACGGTACTCTTGTCATTGTCCCACCAGACTAGCCCTTTGCGCGGCGCCTGCCGCCCAACTCTCGGTTGGGCGTGGCGCATTCAGCGGCGGGTCAGCAGCACGCCGGCTTCCATGTGGTGCGTGTAGGGGAACTGGTCGAACAGTGCGCAGCGACTGACCTGGTGGGTGTCGTGTAGTTGGGCGATGTTCTGCGCCAGGGTCTCCGGGTTGCAGGAGATGTACAGGATGTTGTCGAAGCGCCGGGTCAGTTCGCAGGTGTCCGGGTCCATGCCGGCGCGCGGCGGGTCGACGAACACGCTGCCGAACGCGTAGGACTTCAGGTCGACATCGGCCAGGCGGCGGAACGGGCGCACTTCGTTGAGCGCCTGGGTCAGCTCCTCGGCGGAGAGACGCACCAGGGTGACGTTGTCCACGGCGTTGTCGGCGAGGTTCGCCAGGGCGGCGTTCACCGAGGTCTTGCTGATCTCGGTGGCCAGTACCTTGCGCACGCGGGTGGCCAGCGGCAGGGTGAAGTTGCCGTTGCCGCAGTACAGCTCCAGCAGGTCGTCGTCGCGCTGGCCCAAGGCTTCGTAAGCCCAGTTGAGCATCTTCTGGCAGACCTCGCCGTTGGGCTGGGTGAAGGCGCCCTCCGGCTGGCGGTAGCGGAAGGTGCGGCCGGCGATGGTCAGTTCCTCGTTCACATAGTCGCGACCAACCACCAGGCGCTTGCCGCGGGAGCGGCCGACGATGCTCACGCTCAGTTCGCCAGCCAGCTTCTCGGCGGCAGCCTGCCAGGCAGCGTCAACCGGGCGGTGGTAGCAGAGGGTGATCAGCGCGTCGCCCGCCAGGGTGGTGAGGAATTCCACCTGGAACAGCTTGTGCCCCAGCGTCGGCTCCGCCCAGGCGGCCTTCAGGCGCGGCATCAGCTCGTTGATGCGCCGGCTGGCGATGGGGAAGTCTTCGATCAGGATCGGGGTGTGCTTGTCGCCCTGCTCGAACATTGCGTAATGACGCGCGTCGCCTTCCCGCCACAGGCGGAACTCGGCGCGCAGGCGGTAGTGCTCGCGCGGCGAGTCGAACACCTCCGGCTCAGGCGCGGCGAAGGGCGCCAGCAGCTCGCGCAGGCGCGCGGCCTTGTCGGCCAGTTGGCTGTCGTATTGGGAGGGATCGAAACGCGGACTGCTCATGGGAAAACTCTTCAAAGGATCCGGACTTGCCGGACCGCTTTTCATCTAAGGACAAGTCGAAACCATCGGGGCGTGCGAGCTAGGTCAGACAAGGCGCCAGGTCGATTCGGAAGCGGAGTTTACGACTGTAAATGAGCATTCCGGATTGACCTGGCAACGCAGTATGGCCGACGCGCAGCAGCCCCCTTAACTCAAGCGTTGAACCAGCCCAGCTTGATCACGAAGAGGATCGACAGGATGACCAGCGCCGGGTTCAGTTCGCGGAAGCGGCCGGACAACAGCTTGCAGGCGGTCCAGGTGATGAAGCCGAAGGCGATGCCGTTGGCGATGGAGAAGGTCAGCGGCATGGCCAGGGCGGTTACCACCACCGGGGCGGCGACGGTCAGATCGTCCCAGTCGATCTCGGCCAGGCCCGAGGCCATCAGCACGGCGACGAAGAACAGCGCGGGCGCGGTGGCGAAAGCCGGCACGTTGCCCGCCAGCGGGGCGAAGAACAGCGCCAGCAGGAACAGCACGGCGACCACGATGGCGGTCAGACCGGTACGACCGCCGGCGGAAACGCCCGCCGCCGACTCGATGTAGCTGGTGGTGGTGGAGGTGCCCAGCAGCGAGCCGACCATGGCGGCGGAGCTGTCGGCGATCAGGGCACGGCCCATCTTCGGCATGTGCCCGTCCTTGCCCATCAGGCCGGCGCGCTTGGCCACGCCGATGAGGGTGCCGGAGTTGTCGAACAGGTCGACGAAGAGGAAGGCGAAGATCACGCTGAACAGGCCGATATCCAGCGCGCCCTTGATATCCAACTGCAGGAAGGTCGGCGCCAGGGACGGCGGCATCGACACCACGCCACCGAATTGGGAGACGCCGATGGCGATGGAAATGAAGGTCACCACCAGGATGCCGATCATCACCGCGCCGGTCACGCGCCGGGCTTCCAGGGCGACGATCAGGATGAAGCCGAGAATCGCCAGCAGAGGCGCGGGCTTGGCCAGGTCGCCCATGCCGACCAGGGTTGCCTGGTTGGCGACGACGATACCCGACTCCTTCAGTGCGATCAGCGCCAGGAACAGGCCAATACCGGCGGCGATCGCCGAGCGCAGGGCCAGGGGGATGCTGTTGATGATCCACTCGCGGATGCGGAAGATCGAAATGATGAAGAACATGCACGCGGAGAGGAATACCGCGCCGAGGGCCACCTGCCAGGTGTGTCCCATGTGCAGGACTACGGTGTAGGTGAAGAAGGCGTTCAGGCCCATGCCGGGAGCCAGGGCAATCGGGTAGTTGGCGATCAGGCCCATGACAGCCGATCCGATGGCGGCAGCCAGGCAGGTGGCGACGAAGATCGCGCCTTTATCCATGCCGGTCTCGCCGAGGATGCTCGGGTTGACGAACAGGATGTACGCCATGGTCAGGAAGGTGGTGATACCCGCCAGGATCTCGGTGCGCACATTGGTATTGTGCGCCTTGAGTTGGAACAGCTTTTCCAGCATGTTTGGCTCCCCGTGACGCGTGATGCGCCGTTATCGTTCTGGCCGGGAAAAGCAAAGCACATGCCCACTTGGAGCGTGCACTTTTCTTGTGGCCGGCAAAAAGGCGCGCATGATACCAGCTTGCCCGGAGTCGGAGTATTTCTGACCAGACGGACAGCAACCGTCCGTAGGAAGCGTAGACGCCAAGTGCAGATCAATGGATGCAATCCTTCCTGCATTTATGCT
The Pseudomonas triclosanedens DNA segment above includes these coding regions:
- a CDS encoding AraC family transcriptional regulator; its protein translation is MSRTSDWPLPPDSLRLALPPALLQKLAGHPLSRDLYPSSLGHYRRAHGHQMSREQHDDHLLIYCSEGQGRLRTGDNEQAVGCGDLIWLPPGQPHAYQADATSPWSISWVHLRGDSANWLRSAAGYSDGAVRHWGLQHALVGGFAQLLEARHSGYRFQPFLLAASRLRALLCQLPLLSPVRDAGMDLDGLHAYMRDNLHQRLELAQLAAFCNLSKFHFVNRYRAQTGRTPVQHFLHLKIEYACQLLDSSGCGIAQVSQAVGYDDSYYFSRLFSKVMGLSPSAYRKRLSQGRGGA
- a CDS encoding propionyl-CoA synthetase; this translates as MNYRQCYDRAIADPSSFWAEQAGRVAWYRAPQDILQCLPDGSHRWFADGRLNSSYLALDRQIELGRGEQTALIYDSPVTNTQQRFTYLELRDEVARLAGALRALGVGKGDGVIIYMPMVPQAAMAMLACARIGAVHSVVFGGFAPYELALRIDDAKPRLVLTASCGLEFDRVIEYKPLVDKALELALHQPAHVMVLQRPQAMAELHAGRDVDWREALAHAQAVEPVELASGDPLYIMYTSGTTGKPKGIVRDNGGHAVALHYALPTIFGLQPGDVWWGVSDVGWVVGHSLIVYGPLMNGCTTVFYEGKPVRTPDAGSYWRVIEEHKVNSLFCAPTAIRAIRKEDPHGELLKRHDLSSLRHLFLAGEKLDSSTQHWLEELTGKPVHDHWWQTETGWPVTAPCTGLGGHDLRAGSTNRAVPGYHVQVVDDEGRVLAPNEQGSIVIALPLPPGCAQTLWNDHPRYLQAYLKTFPGYYHTGDGGYVDEEGFVYIMGRTDDVINVSGHRLSTGEMEELLALHDAVAECAVIAVQDSLKGHVPLGLVVLKDDARIGEDELQRELVALVRERIGALACFQRAVMVKRLPKTRSGKILRAVLRKIADGEEYAPPSTIDDPAILGEIAGRLGAAGLAKAS
- a CDS encoding response regulator; this encodes MVNQVILDEEELQALREITAPPARRPVVLLVDDDRDVLAEMCELIEGAGIRCLTAGSAAEALRRIHRDESDIDLLITDLRMEGEGSGLELIRELNDIGTFLPIIVLSGQADTRDVIEAMRLNVLDFMLKPVDPDYLLGALRRNLG
- the ypfJ gene encoding KPN_02809 family neutral zinc metallopeptidase → MLWRKGRRSDNVVDARDETGGGMGGGGLRIGGRGLGLGGVAIVVVVGLLMGQDPMTILGSLLGQMDVSQQAPSRPVQGKPASGNDPQVEFVRSILGDTEDTWGEIFARSNARYEQPKLILFNGGVNSACGFASSAVGPFYCPGDHRVYLDLGFFREMEQKFSAAGDFAQAYVIAHEVGHHVQNLLGISAKIQAARQRGARMEGANGLSVRQELQADCFAGVWANHAQQRLNWLEPGDVEEALNAANAIGDDHLQRQARGTVMPDSFTHGSSAQRVRWFKIGFESGSPGKCDTFKAQAL
- a CDS encoding PhzF family phenazine biosynthesis protein → MSLLQYWQLDVFAEQPLTGNGLAVFPDARGLSAQSQQALTQELRQFESIFLFPSASLDTYAARIFTVDEELPFAGHPVLGAAALLHHLHQRGEEERWTLQLPAKDVRVATRRRGAGFHAEMNQGNADFGAVLDEEARRWFADAFSLVPGDLADYPAAVVSTGLPYLLLPVRGEALARVRQRTDLSSELAKLNAAFVFVLDVDNREGRTWDGAGVIEDVATGSAAGPVAAYLVELGKARRGELFHLSQGRFAGRPSRLDVQVGQDGEVRVGGDVQLLARAELLHRLA
- the alaC gene encoding alanine transaminase → MTEPRSARRFARIDRLPPYVFNITAELKMAARRRGEDIIDLSMGNPDGPTPPHIVEKLCQVAQREDTHGYSTSRGIPRLRRAISHWYRDRYDVEIDPETEAIVTIGSKEGLAHLMLATLDHGDTILVPNPSYPIHIYGAVIAGAQVRSVPLVPGIDFFNELERAIRESIPKPKMMILGFPSNPTAQCVELDFFERVVDLAKRYDVLVVHDLAYADITFDGWKAPSIMQVPGAKDIAVEFFTLSKSYNMAGWRIGFMVGNPELVSALARIKSYHDYGTFTPLQVAAIAALEGDQQCVRDIAEQYQKRRDVLVKGLHEAGWMVENPKASMYIWAKIPEPYAHLGSLEFAKKLLQDAKVSVSPGIGFGDYGDDHVRFALIENRDRLRQAVRGIKAMFRADGLLPAKPAE
- a CDS encoding DUF411 domain-containing protein, which translates into the protein MRTLLLLTALVAGAAQAAEPLTIDVHRDANCSCCKDWIKHLENNGFAVNDHVEADMSAVKTRLGVPYSMGSCHTGVIDGKFVEGHVPAADVLKLRERADLAGAAVPGMPVGSPGMEMGDRHDAYQVVGLTKTGKREVLADYPAH
- a CDS encoding DUF4345 family protein; the encoded protein is MLFARLVLLVQALVWGGLGLLYWIRPYEMANLSGMLLMEPSSVSDARVFYGGHQFALALFLVFALRRRLLVRPALILVILVQLTLTLSRLLIAWTEGGMDVDAQLAGVIYRGVISALAIFALYWLERQSRVRSLAAAQRVVDEPEQQRADFEGL
- a CDS encoding DUF1883 domain-containing protein; translation: MKFVHQREHLNEGDLVVIECSMTCNIRLMTDANFRSFKNGGRHSYHGGAFDRFPAKIKVPSTGYWNVTIDTVTRRAISVTRKADFKYSIKFVRKSPSNYS
- a CDS encoding DUF4136 domain-containing protein translates to MSRLTSPLFLSALFLLLAGCASDPDNISVSPNADGHQSTFFIQAVRALGHREDLEGRFDLAVRRALEAKGYRFQDRSGELRVIYAVGLDTQTSVIQRPVSTEAGVVTQTQIADSEQARVALRIIDEASGEVLFQALVARHLHDPSLNQQAFDEGIARLLKDFPPRAGR